In Ahaetulla prasina isolate Xishuangbanna chromosome 5, ASM2864084v1, whole genome shotgun sequence, the following are encoded in one genomic region:
- the GTF3A gene encoding transcription factor IIIA, translating into MIYGPNMAGEDFAVGEAAAADATTTTTIQSPKHKNSQPGESRYRSPAQDQIFICSFPFCDATFNRGWKLDAHLCRHTGERPFVCIFEGCGKGFTRGFHLKRHFLTHTGEKQFVCTVDNCNKTFTTKSNLNKHVLRRHHLRKYVCDFENCGQSFKKHQQLKIHQSQHTGEPFFKCGHEECGKRFSSPSHLKRHEKIHQGYACKKENCLFVGKTWSEYLKHMRLSHVEPITCEVCSKTLTRKDYLKCHMKTHAVDREVFKCPKEGCKRTYTTVFNLQSHIHSFHEAKKPFVCDHPGCGKFFAMKQSLIRHMVLHDPDKKKSDTKKPQQKRSLASHLSGYIPPKEQRRKLSSVEESLPASAASSKEQVADG; encoded by the exons ATGATTTATGGTCCAAACATGGCTGGAGAGGACTTCGCCGTCGGGGAGGCGGCCGCCGCCGATGCCACGACCACCACCACGATTCAGTCTCCGAAGCACAAAAATTCTCAACCTGGGGAGAGCCGTTACCGTTCTCCGGCTCAGGACCAGATATTCATCTGCTCCTTCCCATTTTGCGATGCCACCTTCAACCGGGGCTGGAAACTGGACGCGCACCTGTGTCGGCATACGGGAGAG CGACCCTTTGTTTGCATTTTTGAAGGCTGTGGAAAAGGCTTCACTAGAGGTTTCCACCTTAAGCGTCATTTTCTTACACACACTGGAGAAAAACAATTTGT ATGCACAGTAGATAATTGcaataaaacatttacaacaaaatcAAACTTGAACAAGCATGTTCTACGGAGACATCATCTGAGGAAATATGTA TGTGACTTTGAAAATTGTGGGCAATCTTTTAAAAAGCAccagcaattaaaaatacatcagTCTCAACACACTGGTGAACCATTTTTCAA ATGTGGTCATGAAGAATGTGGAAAGCGCTTTTCTTCACCCAGCCATTTAAAACGACATGAGAAAATTCACCAAG GTTATGCATGCAAAAAAGAGAActgtttgtttgttggaaaaacctGGTCAGAGTACCTGAAACACATGAGACTCAGTCACGTGG AACCAATTACCTGTGAAGTGTGTTCCAAAACATTGACTCGCAAAGATTATCTGAAATGCCATATGAAAACTCATGCTGTTGACAGAGAAGTTTTTAAATGTCCAAAGGAGGGCTGCAAAAGAACATACACAACAGTGTTCAACCTTCAAAGTCATATTCACTCATTTCATGAGGCAAAAAAACCTTTTGTGTGTGACCACCCTGGCTGCGGGAAATTTTTTGCAATGAAA CAAAGCCTCATAAGGCACATGGTACTACATGATCCTGATAAGAAAAAGTCAGACACAAAA AAACCACAGCAAAAGCGGAGCTTGGCCTCTCACCTCAGTGGATATATCCCTCCAAAAGAACAGCGAAGAAAATTATCTTCAGTGGAAGAATCTCTGCCTGCatctgcagcaagcagcaaagagCAGGTTGCTGATGGCTGA